The Segatella hominis genome includes a region encoding these proteins:
- a CDS encoding ATP-binding protein, with translation MNRIFKRKLYDRLLQWKATRDGKTAILVEGARRVGKSTLVEQFAQKEYESYILIDFNKASKRVVSLFDDLMDIDFIFLQLQTIYKTILTNRRSVIIFDEVQSCPKARQAIKYLVADGRYDYIETGSLISITKNTKNITIPSEEERVALYPMDYEEFRWALGDYASIPLLKQFFDKRLSLGQAHRDKMRELRLYALIGGMPQAVNEYLVSNNLSMVDLVKRDIIRLYLDDFQKIDPSRRIEQLFKNIPAQLSQNSNRYKPYSVLGNVEDHKLQGLLREMEDSKTVLFASHANEPNVGMSLHKDTNKFKLFCADTGLFITLAFWDKEFTDNVIYDKLLGDKLSANLGYVYENLVAQMLTASGNELFYYTWPKDATHNYEIDFLVSRGSKICPIEVKSSGYKSHASLDAFSEKFSKVVLQKYLFYGKDLQKDGNTLLLPFYMTPFV, from the coding sequence ATGAATAGAATATTTAAGCGCAAATTGTATGATAGATTGCTTCAATGGAAGGCTACAAGGGATGGTAAAACTGCTATTCTTGTAGAGGGGGCACGCCGTGTAGGTAAGTCTACTTTGGTGGAACAGTTTGCACAAAAAGAGTATGAATCATACATCCTTATAGACTTCAATAAGGCATCAAAACGAGTTGTTTCCTTGTTTGATGATTTGATGGATATTGATTTTATCTTCCTTCAGTTGCAAACCATATATAAAACCATCTTGACCAATAGGCGTTCTGTCATCATCTTTGATGAAGTTCAGTCTTGTCCTAAGGCAAGACAAGCCATCAAGTATTTGGTGGCTGATGGGCGTTATGACTACATTGAGACGGGCTCGCTTATCAGTATTACTAAGAATACAAAAAACATCACTATTCCCAGTGAGGAAGAACGGGTTGCCTTGTATCCTATGGATTATGAAGAGTTCAGATGGGCATTGGGTGATTACGCTTCTATACCTCTTCTAAAGCAGTTCTTCGACAAACGCCTGTCACTCGGACAAGCCCATAGAGACAAGATGAGAGAACTCCGGCTATATGCACTCATAGGAGGGATGCCACAAGCTGTAAACGAATATCTGGTGTCGAATAATCTGAGTATGGTGGATCTCGTGAAACGTGATATCATTCGTCTGTATCTCGATGATTTCCAAAAGATAGATCCTTCGCGTAGAATAGAGCAATTGTTTAAGAATATTCCTGCTCAGTTGTCTCAAAATAGCAATCGTTATAAGCCATATTCAGTCTTAGGAAATGTGGAGGATCACAAGCTGCAGGGGCTGTTGCGAGAGATGGAGGATAGCAAGACCGTATTGTTTGCCAGTCATGCCAATGAGCCTAATGTAGGTATGTCGCTTCATAAAGATACCAATAAGTTCAAGCTCTTCTGTGCAGACACAGGCCTTTTTATAACTCTGGCGTTTTGGGACAAGGAATTTACAGATAATGTCATCTACGATAAGCTACTAGGCGATAAGTTGAGTGCCAATTTAGGTTATGTATATGAGAACTTAGTGGCACAGATGCTGACGGCTTCTGGCAATGAACTTTTTTACTACACTTGGCCTAAGGATGCTACTCACAATTATGAGATAGACTTTTTGGTGTCTCGTGGTTCCAAGATTTGTCCGATAGAGGTTAAATCTTCGGGGTATAAGTCGCATGCCTCACTTGATGCCTTTAGTGAGAAGTTCTCGAAAGTTGTCTTGCAAAAATACCTGTTTTATGGCAAGGATTTGCAGAAGGATGGCAACACTCTTTTGCTACCATTCTATATGACTCCTTTCGTCTAA
- a CDS encoding zincin-like metallopeptidase domain-containing protein yields the protein MDNKEINKQEETEGTRIDRAIQKFADLMIQRLENSKKKDWEQGWTEGSHGFGGLPQNITGRTYVGGNAFLLQVHTSMRGFHVPVYMTRTQMKENGVHIKKGEHSVPVFKWGLNIKDENGKRLSEDAFRDLSKDEQNKCQVRPYLKVFNEWNIDQTTFEEDNNEKYQAILSRFQFPPIKDDKGMYKNEALDRMFDKQEWLCPIQVDQEAKGAVYNAKKDSIVVPMKAQFNIHDELEEIFMDGQEYYSSAMHEMAHSTGHSSRLDRLPEAQFGSQEYAKEELVAETTAFVIGNAMGFSNRISDNNAAYVDWWIQKLREEPKYIVTVMSDVNKASRMILEEIDKQKVKLGEKPLMEGNLDGIEEQLKNKEQFEQIKLDQISQEKDAPQETQVSSVSPAENHFTALIHNIVSDKNSEHTVLQVKSLSELRDYYKEHEVFGSWIQNATDEQLLTAGASLLPNIVTEQNTNKEQNMNDSKNNSHEIKDTQQGKPYYFSYQYLQSTDDTQEFDDLNTKEKWDQLLNLAQEYDPGDALTQSQITKSATSNSGDSLLAENENYAVVYNNSVGGTYELLRRVSENDLRMSIDSYGLEKDASEAVVEVAKNMAEEEMTLKLRDKTPAFTMPNGDLLHFEYNKEKDSIDVGTVSNIGLMVKHSFPYDHGATWERNLDAVIDNLSEMPEYQTVEEEAVMEEKPENSQHQEEQPAHEDSNIQTDVAGKAEQIAHTGVPMHVAEKEAKAISDDEQHAAYHQVEKEAKQDVLPKVSEETAKDEQISTAKAATHASILLGALEMAKSHDGVWMNGKGKSNAEFLHFKKPITPFNNLMMNLNSDLQGYKTNVYTSFNPAKDNDMPVMRGQTSLPFNWTKWEYQNVTNPNDTISKEQYAELSDAEKTNYAIHATRQRFHMYNIDQTVMPANDVEGYGSLVREKGEQIKNFSKDHAKELSAETAVSYVMEQEKKHPDAIILIRNKDFYETYGEKADVMGKVLGLPASTKDVGGKKISYAAFPYHALDNCLPKLIRAGNRIAMNDGQDVAKMSKDVPSAQKILSTAYQTASQVAKSSGIGYERVMVLQDAQYDKVQDKIIVSGMSPKGGNEEVKAILKANDIYRAVVGSTGHEHRLDRTGRNNLLPADDAKHELLVRELTAGVMMARQGLPATFSQESQKQIPYWEREIKENSKLVGILERDVNNALETIDNLMASRKVNYEAIKGELPNKDLLSCSNDFSISRELNKLPSIDTKELVVVMDRQNKTADVILPAGASLQVNNEVPGMNKRRVGIALGKEGIKEVSFYNAGGSLALKQPNSYYKDKEVTVSRLKQYTLLTNQTIDVASKVNEKQETKILKFQAIQDHMGKYAFFIKPENEPSFSVYPMKEHLNSYFSVMGKENKNQMHNALARKYYEMASTYPDSKQELIMPNTKGIDLSRVEKVRITSDKENPKVKVVIATIDGEQKRQTISKQQWYNL from the coding sequence ATGGATAACAAAGAAATCAACAAACAAGAGGAAACGGAAGGCACCCGAATCGACCGTGCCATCCAAAAGTTCGCCGACCTGATGATTCAGCGTTTGGAAAACAGCAAAAAAAAGGACTGGGAACAAGGATGGACAGAAGGTTCACATGGCTTTGGTGGCCTTCCGCAGAACATCACTGGCAGAACTTATGTAGGTGGCAATGCCTTTTTGCTTCAGGTTCACACTTCCATGAGGGGTTTCCATGTTCCAGTCTACATGACGAGAACACAGATGAAGGAGAATGGTGTTCATATAAAAAAAGGTGAGCATTCTGTTCCTGTATTCAAGTGGGGACTCAATATCAAGGATGAAAATGGAAAGCGTTTGTCTGAGGATGCTTTTCGTGACTTATCCAAGGATGAGCAAAACAAATGTCAAGTACGTCCCTATTTGAAGGTTTTCAACGAATGGAACATAGACCAAACCACTTTTGAAGAGGATAATAACGAGAAATACCAAGCCATCCTCTCCCGATTCCAATTCCCGCCTATCAAGGATGATAAGGGTATGTATAAGAATGAAGCTCTTGATCGTATGTTTGACAAACAGGAATGGCTTTGTCCTATCCAAGTGGATCAAGAGGCAAAGGGAGCTGTTTACAATGCGAAGAAAGACTCTATTGTGGTGCCTATGAAGGCACAGTTCAACATTCACGATGAACTTGAGGAAATCTTCATGGATGGACAGGAGTATTATTCCTCTGCTATGCACGAAATGGCGCACTCCACGGGACATTCTAGTAGACTTGACCGTTTGCCAGAAGCTCAGTTCGGTTCGCAGGAATATGCTAAAGAAGAACTTGTGGCAGAGACTACTGCCTTTGTCATCGGCAATGCGATGGGATTTTCCAATAGAATCTCAGACAATAATGCAGCTTATGTAGATTGGTGGATACAAAAATTGCGTGAAGAGCCAAAGTATATCGTCACAGTCATGTCCGATGTCAACAAGGCTTCTCGAATGATTTTGGAAGAGATTGATAAGCAGAAGGTAAAGTTGGGTGAAAAGCCACTTATGGAAGGTAACCTCGATGGTATTGAGGAACAGCTCAAGAATAAGGAACAGTTTGAGCAAATCAAACTTGACCAGATTTCTCAGGAAAAAGATGCCCCACAAGAAACACAAGTATCTTCGGTCAGTCCAGCTGAGAACCATTTTACGGCACTTATCCATAACATAGTTTCTGACAAGAACAGTGAGCATACCGTCTTACAGGTCAAAAGTCTATCAGAACTGCGAGACTATTATAAGGAGCATGAAGTATTTGGCTCATGGATTCAAAATGCTACAGATGAGCAGCTTTTGACGGCAGGAGCTTCCCTTCTTCCAAACATAGTGACAGAACAAAATACGAACAAAGAACAGAATATGAACGATTCTAAGAATAACTCGCATGAAATAAAGGATACTCAACAGGGTAAGCCGTATTACTTCTCATACCAGTATTTGCAGAGTACTGATGATACTCAGGAGTTCGATGACTTGAATACTAAAGAGAAATGGGATCAGTTGCTCAATCTGGCTCAAGAGTATGACCCTGGTGATGCTCTAACACAGTCCCAAATCACTAAAAGTGCAACAAGTAATTCAGGTGATAGCTTGTTAGCGGAAAATGAAAACTACGCAGTAGTATATAACAACAGTGTGGGTGGTACCTATGAACTACTTCGCAGAGTGAGTGAGAATGATCTGAGAATGTCCATCGATAGCTATGGATTGGAGAAAGATGCCTCTGAAGCAGTAGTGGAGGTAGCCAAGAACATGGCCGAGGAAGAGATGACACTAAAACTCAGAGATAAAACACCTGCATTCACCATGCCAAATGGAGACCTCCTTCATTTTGAATATAACAAGGAGAAGGATTCCATTGACGTGGGTACCGTGAGCAATATCGGACTCATGGTAAAGCACAGTTTCCCATATGATCATGGAGCTACTTGGGAGAGAAATTTGGATGCTGTCATTGATAACCTTTCTGAAATGCCCGAATATCAGACGGTTGAGGAAGAAGCGGTTATGGAGGAAAAGCCAGAGAACTCTCAACATCAAGAAGAACAGCCGGCCCATGAGGATAGTAACATCCAAACCGATGTTGCAGGTAAAGCAGAACAGATTGCCCACACTGGAGTACCTATGCACGTGGCTGAGAAAGAAGCCAAGGCAATCTCTGATGATGAGCAACATGCAGCTTATCACCAAGTGGAAAAGGAGGCAAAGCAAGATGTTTTACCAAAGGTAAGTGAGGAGACAGCTAAAGATGAACAGATTAGTACAGCTAAAGCTGCTACCCATGCATCCATTCTTCTTGGTGCACTCGAAATGGCCAAGTCTCATGATGGAGTTTGGATGAATGGTAAGGGTAAAAGCAATGCTGAGTTCTTGCATTTCAAGAAGCCTATTACGCCGTTCAACAACCTGATGATGAACTTGAACTCTGACTTGCAAGGTTATAAGACCAATGTTTACACCTCTTTTAACCCTGCCAAGGATAACGATATGCCGGTGATGAGAGGACAGACATCATTGCCTTTCAACTGGACAAAATGGGAATACCAAAACGTGACTAATCCAAACGATACAATTTCAAAGGAGCAATATGCAGAATTGAGTGATGCAGAAAAGACCAATTACGCGATTCATGCTACTCGTCAGCGTTTCCATATGTATAACATAGACCAGACGGTCATGCCTGCAAATGATGTGGAAGGTTATGGCTCTTTGGTCCGTGAAAAAGGAGAGCAGATCAAGAATTTCAGTAAAGATCATGCAAAAGAGCTTTCTGCTGAGACTGCCGTTTCATATGTCATGGAGCAAGAGAAGAAACATCCTGATGCCATTATCCTCATCAGAAACAAGGATTTCTATGAGACTTATGGAGAGAAGGCAGATGTGATGGGAAAAGTCCTTGGCCTTCCTGCATCCACCAAGGATGTGGGTGGAAAAAAGATAAGCTATGCAGCCTTTCCTTATCATGCATTGGATAATTGCTTGCCAAAACTTATCAGAGCAGGTAATCGCATTGCCATGAATGATGGTCAAGATGTCGCAAAGATGAGCAAGGACGTTCCTTCTGCTCAGAAAATCTTGTCCACTGCCTATCAAACGGCATCGCAGGTTGCGAAGTCATCTGGTATTGGGTATGAGAGAGTTATGGTGTTGCAAGATGCACAATATGATAAAGTCCAGGACAAGATCATTGTCAGCGGCATGAGTCCAAAGGGCGGTAATGAGGAGGTTAAAGCCATCCTTAAAGCCAATGATATCTATCGTGCCGTTGTGGGTTCTACTGGTCATGAACATAGATTGGACCGCACAGGCAGAAATAATCTTTTGCCAGCTGATGATGCCAAGCATGAGTTGCTAGTCAGAGAACTTACGGCAGGTGTGATGATGGCTCGTCAGGGATTACCGGCTACCTTCTCCCAAGAAAGTCAAAAGCAGATTCCTTACTGGGAGCGAGAAATCAAGGAGAATAGCAAACTGGTAGGTATCCTTGAGAGGGATGTTAACAATGCCCTTGAGACCATTGACAACCTCATGGCTAGCAGAAAGGTAAATTATGAGGCGATTAAGGGAGAACTGCCTAACAAAGACTTGCTCTCTTGCTCTAATGATTTTTCCATATCTCGTGAACTCAACAAGTTACCTAGCATTGACACCAAGGAACTTGTGGTGGTCATGGATAGACAGAACAAGACCGCCGATGTCATATTGCCTGCTGGTGCATCTTTGCAGGTAAACAATGAGGTTCCTGGTATGAATAAAAGACGTGTTGGTATCGCTCTTGGAAAAGAAGGAATCAAAGAGGTGAGCTTCTACAATGCAGGCGGTAGCCTTGCTTTGAAACAGCCAAACAGCTACTACAAGGACAAGGAGGTTACCGTGAGCAGACTCAAACAATATACGCTGCTTACCAACCAGACTATTGATGTGGCGAGTAAGGTCAACGAGAAGCAAGAGACCAAAATATTGAAGTTCCAGGCAATCCAGGATCATATGGGCAAGTATGCATTCTTTATTAAACCTGAGAATGAGCCATCCTTCTCCGTCTATCCGATGAAGGAACATCTCAACTCATATTTCAGTGTCATGGGCAAGGAAAATAAGAATCAGATGCATAATGCCTTGGCACGGAAATATTATGAGATGGCTTCAACCTATCCTGATTCCAAGCAGGAACTCATTATGCCAAACACAAAAGGCATAGATTTGAGCCGTGTGGAAAAGGTAAGAATTACCTCAGACAAGGAAAATCCTAAAGTGAAGGTTGTTATTGCCACCATTGATGGTGAACAAAAGAGACAGACTATCTCTAAGCAACAATGGTATAATCTGTGA